The Streptomyces sp. P9-A4 genome contains a region encoding:
- a CDS encoding serine/threonine-protein kinase, translated as MDELGPSDPRSVGPYRLLGRLGSGGMGRVYLGRSPSGRRVAVKVVRDEIADDPGFRARFRREAELAMRVGGFWTAAVVEADPGASEPWIASEYIPGPSLQRRIADDGPFSAAEVRDLGVGLAEALASIHALGLVHRDLKPSNVLLADTGPRVIDFGISKALEGSGASTALTHTGVVIGTPGFMSPEQATGAKVGTASDVFSLGAVLAYAATGTEPFGAGTPVALLYRVVSEEPDLSAVPYELRHAIALCLAKDPARRPSPGALVALLTDGEHPTEPVPAPLSTVAYTRNADAAGGAGPETSARAGVEEAHADTPLELVDGGGARFREIRLRRLFDAFMWLAVLGAIPLGLAITRGIDVVANWVVVLAVYLTFAVPVAVYFWAACRPFREASELSVGRNGVALRRGHDTAELPWREFERVLVSVGSAPYSVTLFCRFRSPGEIDITSLPAKKIATRPPLVTFTLLALNRAERNASCSEIHQALGTFAPPGVYRPHPKVLKRTALQTSTRRTP; from the coding sequence TTGGACGAACTCGGACCGAGCGATCCCCGGAGCGTCGGCCCGTACAGGCTCCTCGGCAGACTCGGCAGTGGCGGAATGGGCCGTGTCTATCTCGGCAGGTCTCCCTCCGGCCGCAGGGTTGCAGTCAAGGTGGTCAGGGACGAGATCGCCGACGATCCCGGATTCCGTGCGCGCTTCCGGCGGGAGGCCGAGCTGGCGATGAGGGTCGGAGGTTTCTGGACAGCGGCTGTAGTGGAAGCGGACCCCGGCGCCTCCGAACCGTGGATCGCGAGCGAGTACATCCCCGGGCCCTCCCTGCAGCGCAGAATCGCCGACGACGGCCCCTTCTCAGCGGCCGAGGTACGTGATCTCGGTGTCGGACTGGCGGAGGCACTGGCCTCGATCCACGCGCTGGGCCTGGTCCATCGCGACCTGAAACCCTCCAACGTTCTGCTGGCGGATACCGGCCCGCGCGTCATCGATTTCGGCATCTCCAAGGCCCTGGAAGGCTCCGGCGCAAGCACAGCCCTCACCCACACGGGCGTGGTCATCGGCACCCCCGGCTTCATGTCGCCCGAGCAAGCCACCGGCGCGAAGGTCGGCACGGCCAGCGACGTCTTCTCCCTCGGGGCGGTCCTTGCGTACGCCGCCACCGGCACCGAGCCCTTCGGCGCCGGTACACCCGTCGCTCTGCTCTACCGGGTCGTCAGCGAAGAGCCGGACCTGTCAGCCGTTCCATACGAACTGCGCCACGCGATTGCGCTGTGCCTCGCGAAGGACCCGGCACGCAGGCCTTCGCCAGGAGCGCTGGTCGCCCTGCTCACGGATGGTGAACACCCGACCGAGCCTGTTCCCGCGCCGTTGTCCACGGTCGCGTATACGCGCAATGCTGACGCGGCCGGCGGGGCAGGACCGGAGACCTCCGCGAGGGCGGGCGTCGAGGAGGCTCACGCCGATACGCCGCTGGAGCTTGTCGACGGCGGTGGGGCCCGCTTCCGGGAGATACGGTTGCGGCGCTTGTTCGACGCCTTCATGTGGTTGGCGGTGCTCGGGGCGATCCCCCTGGGTTTGGCCATCACCCGGGGCATCGACGTGGTTGCCAACTGGGTTGTCGTCCTGGCCGTTTACCTCACCTTCGCAGTGCCCGTCGCCGTCTACTTCTGGGCGGCCTGTCGCCCCTTCCGGGAGGCCTCCGAACTGAGCGTCGGCCGCAATGGAGTCGCCCTCCGGCGCGGCCATGACACTGCCGAACTACCCTGGCGCGAGTTTGAACGCGTCCTGGTCTCGGTCGGCTCGGCTCCGTACTCCGTCACTCTTTTCTGCCGCTTCCGCTCCCCGGGCGAAATTGACATCACCAGTCTTCCGGCCAAGAAGATCGCCACCCGTCCGCCCTTGGTGACCTTCACCCTCCTGGCTCTCAACCGGGCCGAGCGCAACGCCTCATGCTCGGAAATACACCAAGCACTCGGTACATTCGCCCCGCCCGGCGTCTACCGGCCGCATCCCAAGGTCCTCAAGCGGACTGCCCTTCAAACCTCGACTCGTCGAACTCCCTGA